A stretch of DNA from bacterium:
GGGGTATTTCGTCGCCGGCCGTAGAGTCGGCTTATCCCTGGGAGTGGCCACCCTGGTGGCCGGAGAGATCGGCATCGTGATCTGGAATGGTTTTAGCGAATTCTGTTTAACGCTTTCTCGGCGTGCATTTCGCCATTGCGATCATCGTTATCTTGTATGGGTTCAAAGAGTTAAGAAATCTGCTATCCAAATCGGAGACAGCGGAATAAACGCCTGCGCGACACCGCGAAGCGGCGTGCCGACCGTTCTGTTCTTATCCAGGGTGTAGGCCCGTTCCCTTGCGTGGTTCTACAGCCATGCTGTTTTTCGCCATAACTCTGTAGGACTACGACATGTGATACAGTCACCAGATGCCGTTCATCATGTATTCGTGCATGGCTTTGGCCGCGCGTCGGCCTTCGCCCATAGCTAGGATCACTGTGGCAGCGCCCAGCACAATATCGCCGCCGGCGAATACGCCTTTTTTCGAAGTGCGTCCGCCCGCAGCATCCGCAATGATGCCGCCCCATTTATTGGTCTGAATATCCGGCGTTTCACGCGGGATCAGCGGATTCGGGCTGTTGCCGATAGCGATGATCACCACATCCACCTCGAGGACAAATTCAGAGCCCGGCTGCGGAATCGGCCGGCGCCTTCCAGAGGCATCCGGCTCGCCCAGCTCCATTCTGATCAACTCGATGCCGCTGACCCGGCCGTCCGCATCGCTGAGGATGCGTTTAGGATTGACCAGAAAATGAAATTCAACTCCCTCCTGCTGCGCATGCTCCACCTCTTCCACACGCGCCGGCATCTCTTGACGGGAGCGGCGATACACGACGATGGATTTGCCGGCGCCCAGGCGCAACGCTGTCCGTGCTGCATCCATGGCCACATTGCCGCCGCCCACCGTGGCCACTCGATCAGCGCGGATGATGGGCGTATCCACAGCCGGAAAGTCGTAACTGCGCATCAGATTGGCGCGCGTCAGGAATTCATTGGCGGAAAAAACACCGATCCGGTTTTCTCCTGGAATGTTCATGAAATTGGGCAGCCCGGCGCCGGTGCCGATGAACACCGCATCATATTCCTGCAGCAGTTCGTCAATCGATTTGATCTTGCCGATCACATAGTTGTATTTGAATTCCACACCCAGCTTTTCCAGATAGCGCACCTCATAGTCAACGATCTCCTTGGGCAGACGGAATTCCGGGATGCCGTAGGTCAACACGCCGCCCGGTTTGTGCAGCGCCTCGAATACCGTGACCTCATGGCCCAGACGGATCAGATCGCCGGCCACCGTCAAGCCGGCCGGGCCAGAGCCGACCACAGCGACGCGCTTGCCGGTTTTAGCCGGCAACGGCGGCAGGTCCATCACGCCGGTGCTGCGCTCCCAGTCCGCGACAAACCGCTCCAACTTGCCGACGCTCACCGCCGCCTCTCTGGATTTCAGTGCCTTGGCCACAGTGCAGTGCAGCTGACACTGTTCCTCCTGGGGACAAACCCTGCCGCAAATGGCCGGCAGCATATTCTTCTCTTTGATCTTGGCCAGCGCAGCCCTGAAATCGCCCTGCGCCACCAAAGCGATAAAGGCGGGAATATCGATCCCCACGGGGCAGTTGAGCACACAGCTGGCTTTTTTGCACTGTAGACAGCG
This window harbors:
- the gltA gene encoding NADPH-dependent glutamate synthase, which produces MNAKERLAIPPQHMPEQDPAVRIHNQNEVPLGFQPEQALQEANRCLQCKKASCVLNCPVGIDIPAFIALVAQGDFRAALAKIKEKNMLPAICGRVCPQEEQCQLHCTVAKALKSREAAVSVGKLERFVADWERSTGVMDLPPLPAKTGKRVAVVGSGPAGLTVAGDLIRLGHEVTVFEALHKPGGVLTYGIPEFRLPKEIVDYEVRYLEKLGVEFKYNYVIGKIKSIDELLQEYDAVFIGTGAGLPNFMNIPGENRIGVFSANEFLTRANLMRSYDFPAVDTPIIRADRVATVGGGNVAMDAARTALRLGAGKSIVVYRRSRQEMPARVEEVEHAQQEGVEFHFLVNPKRILSDADGRVSGIELIRMELGEPDASGRRRPIPQPGSEFVLEVDVVIIAIGNSPNPLIPRETPDIQTNKWGGIIADAAGGRTSKKGVFAGGDIVLGAATVILAMGEGRRAAKAMHEYMMNGIW